In the Primulina eburnea isolate SZY01 chromosome 15, ASM2296580v1, whole genome shotgun sequence genome, GAGACCACATAATTTGCTTTGAGGCGAGCTGTTGTTTTTTTCGCGCTCAAGTGTCGGTTTCAAGTCATATATGATGCATGCAACTGTGGAAACGTAGACGTAACAACATCTCAAGCAGATACACTATAGTTTTGGGTTCAATTGATGCCTAATGCACACATGTGTTTCAATAGAAAATAACCTCTCAGCCCCTTCAGAGCATATGCTCATTACATTATTTTCGACACTTCTTATAGTGAATGTTCTAGTGTTGGTCAGAGACAAGGATCCGTATTGCACTCATAAGCTATGCTCTTCAGCAAAGTTTAAAAGTTAGAAGTCAATTAATTATCATGAAAAAGACTCATCCCCAGGTTTCTTATTATAGCTCATTCATGGGAATTTTCAAAGCAAACTTTCAAATGGCCTAAAAGAACAAGGAATCAAAGCAGGTGTGGACATCCTTTTCAAGTAATTTCTAAAGCAAACAAATACCAAAAAATACTTGGATGACAAATTAAACATATGAAAGCAAATGATTTATACAAATATACTCGAAATTAGACTAGCCgtggaaaaattaaaaacttagatcTCGGTTCTGGGTCGAGTTATGGCCAGTGAGTCAGGTTAGTGAAAAAAATGATCCAGCCAAAGAGAGAGGCAAGGGGTGATAAAAACAAGCTAAAATATGAACACCTAGTTTTGGCTACTACGTTTTCATAATTGGGCAGCCAAGGATACTTCGTATGCTTGTCTATACCTTGGAGGAGCTGATTCATTGCAGCAACTCTTTATGCATTCCACCACACAATCGGGATTTGGATCAAAAAAGAAAGCCACCTAATCCAATATAAAAGTTAGCAGATAAATTTGTTTTGAGAGAAGGATAACATAAGAATATGAAAAACAAGAGCAGTTGGAATCCCCAAAAAAATTACTGACAAACGATGGGTGCAAAGTATGCTACTGACCGTTGATGGTTAGTCATTCTAGAAGGTAATGGTTATCTGATGGGATCTTTGAAGGGTAGATAAAACCACCTTCAACCGATTACCGACTCAAATCTAGAAATAAGATTTGCGATATgtaaaatcatataaatcaaAGATGACGGTTGAAAACTAAATACCGAATATCGTTCTTGACCAGTTGGCATTACTCGATGCAAGGTCGACCTGCACAATATGGCAGCGCAGAGAAAGAACAATGGAAAGAGGTCTTTTTGATAGATAAGTATGAAAACTGGGAAAGTGATGAATTGTGACAGGTACTTATGATGGGGAATAAAAAGTATGAAAACTGCTAGACCAAATATCCAATGGAAATTAATGAATGTCATCTGGGGAAGAAGTTTAAAAGAATAACTACCGAAACAGACAATTTGTCCACCTCTCCATCATGTCACCGATGTTAACAATGAAAGTCCTGCAGTTCAAATTTCGAAACAATAACCAAGTACGATGAAGTTTTCACTCTACAGTTGCAAAATATAAAGAAACTAATACCATGTTTCCTCATAATAATCAAAGCAACAACAATTTCCATCTAGCATTAAAGTGTTTTGATGTCAATTTATTAGGGATTCAAGTGTCAAAATCATCATGTGCAATAGTTTCGTTTAGCTTACTTCGTTGGAGTAAAAATAAAAACGAACTCCTTTCTGACAAAATTTGGTTCGAACAATCTTTCTAGTCATTTCATGCCCTTTTTGACTATTTTTATTTGAGAGGATACGGAAAAGGGTTTTCTTTCTATTGAGCTAAGCTAAAACAATGATATTATGAAAAGTTAGATATCACTTATGATCCAATTTATTTTCTATCATGAAAAGTTAGATAAGTATGCCACAGAAGAATTGCATGCATGAAGGTGTTattcatcaataaaaaaaagCTAGAACAGTGAACCAACCCGGGGACATGATGCACATTTTCCCACACTCGAGGCTCCTTGAATTTTTCTTTGCAAATCTGCCAGCATCAAATTAGCTAGTTAACACATTGAACATCCACTACTGCACAAAAAGTAACAGCAGCAAAATTAAATGAGCAAGTCAAACATTCCTGGAGTCCACGTATGCCATCTGCTGCCAAAAGAGTTATCATGCCATAATCTGAATGAGCAGAAGCACCATATATTTCTTCATCGGATGATCCTAACTCGCCTGTCAACCAGATAGTAAAGAATAAAGAAACTGCTTCATATTTAGTCGCCCTGGAATATTAATAACATTAGGGCAACTTACCTCATCTGCTATTCAAAGTAATAAGTTCGCAAAGTACTGCTACCTAAAAGTTTGGCCCAAAATCATATATGGAATTCTTATATCAAACCTGGATAACGTAACAAGCGAAGAAAACCATTTGGTGGATTAAATGCCCCCACATCATAGAAGAAGTTTTTGTCTAAGTTCAGTGCCATAGCAAATAATTTGAGAAGCCTTTTCCCAGCATTCCTAACTCAGAGAATCCAGAAAGAGCCATGTCAATGAAATCTAGTATGccccataaaaaaaatttaccaaTGCTGCATCTAAAGTCAGATCAGAAAAGTTAATATATGCAATAGCCAGTAACTTTACATGCATATCCAGCTCATGAGACTTGACAACACCAGAATTAAACTCAAGAACCATGTCTTGGAATGCAGttatacaaaaaaatttaattgggcAGCAAGCTACAGAACGCAGAACATGTTCATGTCCATTTCAAAATTGCAGACATGGTGTTCTCAAGTATAAAGAtccattatataataataatgatgGGACAACACTTACATGACCTGTTCATAATAGTCTTCAATGATAGACCTCCAGCCTGGCAAAACCTCTGGAGATCCCAAAAAACAATTATGGTCATAACTGGTTCTATATCATCCCccattgtggaagaaaacaacAAAACTAATTGGATTTTGGTGAAACTGGAAAACACATACAAGGAAAAGACAGCAAACAATGGGTCTTTTAAAATAATACCATAAATTGATTATTTAGTTGAGGGGATAAAGGTTTAAATGATTGAATTTCAAGAAAGCCAGAGATGATGGGCAAAAAAAATGGCAAATACCATTTGATGGCCACTGGTTCAGGTTCCCATGAGATGGTGTATCTTCAAGAGGACCAATGTAGAAACTTTCTTTTGAGTCACCTGCACAATTATAGGAGTAGAGAGTAGTAGAGAGTCAGTCCAGAGCTTAATAAAACTGTCCACCGTCATATCATTCTACACAAAAGGTATCAAAGTCCCTAGCACCTTCTCTAACTTGCAGAAGCACCAAATTATCAAATGAAAACAGCACTTGTGATTaccattttaaaatacatcCCCAGACTAACAGTACctaacacaacaacaaaaatcaaTTGGATAAAATATATCTCTTTACTATCCAAACGAATTGTTTAAATTTTCATGGTTTTCTTCAATTGATCTCAGGTTCAATTTATTCGGAACACCATCCTGCTCAATCTTAGTTGGCTGTACTTGGAAGtaaattgaaggattttctcAAAGAAAAGTATGAGTGGGTGTTATAGCATATATAACGGGTATCAAGAGAAGTTTTATGGATGAGGTATCGCGCATAAAAAGCACAAAAATAAATGTAATCCTGATAGCACAAGACTCCATGGCTTCACCTCTCTTTAGGGTCCATTAAAACAAACGTAAGATAGTAGATTCATAAGCATCAAAACCTCTTGAACTGGCAGAAGAGTCCAGCTTTTCAGCGTAGAGTGGCGTGTAACCTCTATGGTTCTTGCGAGCCAGTTTCATCTTCTCTTCAAGGCAAAGGGAAAAAAACATATTGTTTCCTTCGAGCACTTTCTGCAACAAGGATTCCTCGACACCATGATTTATAAGGTAAAAGAAACCGTATTCCGTGCATGCCTGTATCAGCATTCATGGCATGAGAAGGCATCAATAAAAATTCAAGTGGCAAACACGAAAATCTAGCATCTATAGTTTTGTCAATAGGTCATCTAACCACTTTCATATtcttttttcaagaaaaaaatacagTAGCACATGCTTCTTTTATggggcaaaaaaaaaaactgaatttTTTTTCCCTAGTTTTCCGTTTCCTTCTAAATTGTTTTTTGCTGCACATAATTTGTGTAACCACAACGTGGAAAatgtgaaaaaaaataaataaatacatataCTAATTGATACGTGTAAACTTACAGGCTACACCCCCTAAACTAGAGGCTGTAACATTTACCAAAGCAGCAGAAGAAACAAAATCTATTAAGTAGCAATCAAAATTATAGCAGAGCATCAAAACCATGTCTAAATGTACAACGTAGGAAGTAAAAGCATTACATCATGAGAACATACGGTAAAAGAAATATTTCTATTAATTTGATACTCCCACATAATAAGATCTCCGTGGCTTTCATTCTTGACTTAGCAATTGAGATTTTCAACACAAATTGTGGCGCCTGCAACCATACCAAGGTTCTTAGCTCTTAGGTAATGGTCGAGATTTTCAATGCAAACCTACGGGTCTTCGGGTTCCATTCCATTTATTTGTTTCAGGTTTCATCACTTGTGAGCGGgttcatataaaaaaaacataatattttgaaaaaaaatactcATGCTCTTAGTTGATGGGGCTTTTCCCAAGTTTCAACTTTCCATGTTACAAGAATCTTATTCTGAATCACCAAAAGTCAAACTTTTCTTTTCTCAAAGAATTTCGCCATCCACTGTCCACACAGAAGCCAAAAAACACGAAGAAATTTTAAGGTTGCACAGCTAAGAACTTATTGTAATTCGAACCTATGTGAAATACAAGAACTATTGACCAGCATAACATACTGATATCAAGATCAATTGGAGAGCTCCGGAAAGTGCTATATCACAGTCAGTTGCATAGCTAAGAACTTAGTGTAATTTGAATCTCACCCAAACTCGCAGCAATCATAAAAAATtgtcagaaaaaaaaaaaatagttgaaACACACTGGAATTAAAGACCTCTCGAATGGAACGAGCTGAGGCGTTGCAGTCGGAACAAGCGAGATCAATTATCGGGAGCTCGACAGCCTCCGCCATTTCTCCCGTCAGTTAGTACCAAACACAGCGTAAGATACCAAACGAACATATTTTATAGCTGAAATGGAAACTTGCTTAAAGTCAGCAATCCACAGCGTATCCAATATAATATTTGGTACCAACAAAAAGTATATACACTGAGCTGACCCGAATTTGAACCGACCTGTGATCCACAATCCAGATAACCAGGACACCGAGTTTGATTGGGAACTGTGATTGGAACCGTTCTAAGAAGGTCAGGTTATGGTTTACATGTTGAAAACTCGTCCACATGTAGGGTTGGACAGGTTCGATCTGACGAGTCagttattttcaattttttttctattttgatTTGGTTAGAGATTAAATGTTAATATTGAAACTTAAACTTAACTCAACCCTAAATGCTAGATCAAGGGAATGATTGTCTAAGACTATATATACAATTCTCAGATATTTTATTCAACTGATGTGGGACAACTAACACACCTtcctcacgcccaggaatgaacatctggagcgtgaagtttacaaatgacccaattatgggcagaacatGTGACCCAACTGtgggcagtccaacacataacggtggaacccgAGTTCTGATACCATGTTCAGATTGGaatttggacctaactcaacacCAAAAACTAGATCAAGGAGTGAGGATTGTCCAAgatcatatatacaactctcaggTATTTCATCCAACCGATGTGAGACAACTAACGTAACGGTCTCGATTTAGTGACAATTCGTCAAATCGGCTGGTCGTGTCGAccttttgataattttttttaatttttgaattattGACTTTGAAATCAACGGTCACGATGACATGGCCGTTGTGCAATGATCGATTCATCGATTCAACCCACACCGGCGAATCCactgttgattttttttttccctgATTTTCTCCTTGTAAATTTTCTCATACCTTTCATTTTTTCACACAAATTTCTCTCAATTTTAATCTCTATTTATCAATTCTTTCCTGATTATCAAAATATCAAGttataattattgatttaacgtcaattgttgattttttttaataattacttCAATTTCATATTTATGCATATTGTTAGAGCCGGATCAATTCGTAAGGCGACGGTGATTTAAAGCCAAATACAAATATTGTTCAACAAGTTACAAATTTCAACAAGGAGATGGTTATGGTACCTTAATGAACGTCGAGAAAAATCATCTAGTGGAAATCGGTATTGATCGTTCTCATTTGGCATCCTCTTCTTTATCGAGTAACGATTCTCAACTTTTTAAACTTTTCGAAGCTAAAATTTAGATAAGAGACAAAGAAATTTTGTGCAGCTGAACAATTTTATTCTAGATTTAGTGataaataatcttttgaaaattcACTTTTATAAGTGCAAATCCTTCTATTAGATGTATTTCACGAAATAcatgtttaaaaaattattcattgaacaaaaaaaattaattaaagaaatttaagatttaaataataaaatttcctTGTGTTCGAATATTTAGAGCGATCATTGATGAAATTGTTCATAAATAAGTATTAAATATCATTGGATTGATagtttttgtaaaattttaaaaatttgcttGCATATAGATGTTATAACGGAAAATATATGacaaaaaatatttctcaaattataattttttttagaagaaTATGTTATCACTTTTCAAGGTTTTTCAATTTCTTTTCATAATGCTAGTACAAATACTTTTAGTATTAGTAACCTTATTCAAATATGTAACAAGTGGTAAATTTTTTATGTTAGGTGCacatatcatattttaaatttgtggGTTCAAGACGAACTAAAATATTTAGATCACATATTCAACCAATTATGACCGCAATTCATTATTTATAGACATATCCCCAAGTTATCCCCAAGTTATGAAATAATGAGGCAAAATTTGCATCATAAATGGTATAAG is a window encoding:
- the LOC140813520 gene encoding azadirone synthase LFS-like; translation: MAEAVELPIIDLACSDCNASARSIREACTEYGFFYLINHGVEESLLQKVLEGNNMFFSLCLEEKMKLARKNHRGYTPLYAEKLDSSASSRGDSKESFYIGPLEDTPSHGNLNQWPSNEVLPGWRSIIEDYYEQVMNAGKRLLKLFAMALNLDKNFFYDVGAFNPPNGFLRLLRYPGELGSSDEEIYGASAHSDYGMITLLAADGIRGLQVCKEKFKEPRVWENVHHVPGTFIVNIGDMMERWTNCLFRSTLHRVMPTGQERYSVAFFFDPNPDCVVECIKSCCNESAPPRFPPIRAGDYLEERFKVTYGS